In Canis lupus baileyi chromosome 15, mCanLup2.hap1, whole genome shotgun sequence, one genomic interval encodes:
- the LOC140605383 gene encoding ubiquitin carboxyl-terminal hydrolase 17-like protein 6 — protein MEAAHLHPSEEPQFSASPKPQSCWSRRGGAEVHGGPSVPETTSPASKTLSSPTDPLAPASAGLPPTKMPLSWKSLSQVGAGLQNMGNTCYVNATLQCLTYTEPLASYMLSQQHGTTCRRQTSCMLCTLQAHLTRVLCHQGRVLRPLPLLLAAFHRHKQEDAHEYLMFILDAMQQACLPEDKLSDPECPQDSTLIQQLFGGYWRSQIQCLHCQGISSTLEPYLDISLDIGDAHSVSQALEQLVKPELLEGENAYHCSKCLAKVPASKVLTLHTSPKVLILVLRRFSDLTGNKMTKEVQYPERLDMQHYLSEQRAGPLVYVLYAVLVHAGRSCHSGHYFCFVKAGNGQWYKMDDAKVSACDVTCALRQPAYVLFYMQKTDLERDLGRESVKEGGLASPEADPTVVGEASGEPATDPSVNLPELEERGEETSRQQMTLDQWRCLQECNRPKPELNVRRREIALPANAVILHHSKYRPEMPKNHPQQTVDLLTTAAGMLPPQVAGDVAKVPRGAGALAGNGHLIALMKSSRTELLEHKVRQLLLALQRRDVISICSFLDDYRGFATTDEVLDLLSTEAISCMLEIWLDYFRDEFCQLPEFPSLRMILEFMRQRMPGSDVELHARRYRQQFRRLQQRSQRGFRVMELVLAAGAEDLVKAEMLAPEFKVVQMLVEPMIPCPDEEEPPVPAATPEE, from the exons ATGGAggctgcccacctccacccctcagaGGAGCCTCAGTTCAGCGCCTCTCCCAAACCCCAGTCATGCTGGTCAAGGAGAGGCGGTGCTGAAGTCCACGGAGGACCCTCTGTGCCCGAGACGACATCCCCTGCATCAAAGACACTCTCCTCCCCGACTGACCCGTTGGCTCCCGCATCAGCAGGACTGCCTCCCACCAAGATGCCTCTGAGTTGGAAGAGCCTTTCCCAGGTGGGAGCCGGGCTTCAGAACATGGGCAACACTTGCTATGTGAATGCGACCCTACAGTGTCTGACCTACACAGAGCCCCTCGCCAGCTACATGCTGTCCCAGCAGCACGGGACCACCTGTAGGAGGCAGACATCCTGCATGCTGTGTACCCTGCAGGCTCACCTGACGCGGGTTCTCTGCCATCAGGGACGTGTGCTCCGGCCCCTGCCACTCCTGCTCGCCGCCTTCCACAGACACAAGCAGGAAGATGCCCATGAGTATCTCATGTTCATTCTGGATGCAATGCAGCAAGCATGCTTGCCTGAGGACAAGCTCTCAGACCCTGAGTGTCCTCAGGACAGCACCCTCATCCAGCAACTCTTTGGGGGGTACTGGAGGTCTCAAATCCAGTGTCTCCACTGCCAAGGCATTTCGAGCACTCTGgaaccttacctggacatcagccTGGACATCGGGGATGCTCACAGCGTCAGCCAAGCTTTGGAGCAGTTGGTGAAGCCCGAACTGCTGGAAGGTGAAAATGCCTACCATTGTAGTAAGTGTCTGGCGAAGGTGCCTGCGTCCAAGGTGTTGACTTTGCACACTTCCCCGAAGGTCCTCATCCTGGTCTTGAGACGATTCTCAGACTTGACAGGCAACAAAATGACTAAGGAGGTGCAATATCCTGAGCGCCTTGACATGCAACACTACctgtctgagcagagggcaggaccctTGGTTTATGTGCTCTATGCCGTGCTGGTGCACGCTGGGAGGAGTTGCCACAGCGGACATTACTTCTGTTTCGTAAAGGCAGGAAATGGCCAGTGGTATAAAATGGATGATGCTAAGGTCAGCGCCTGTGATGTGACTTGCGCGCTGCGCCAACCTGCCTATGTCCTCTTTTATATGCAGAAGACTGATCTGGAGAGAGACCTTGGGAGGGAGTCAGTCAAAGAGGGAGGACTCGCATCTCCCGAGGCAGACCCCACAGTGgtgggtgaggcctcaggagagccGGCAACGGATCCCTCCGTGAACCTTCCTGAGTTGGAGGAGCGTGGGGAAGAGACCTCAAGGCAACAAATGACATTAGACCAGTGGAGATGCCTCCAAGAATGCAACCGCCCTAAGCCTGAACTTaatgtcaggagaagagaaattgctcTTCCTGCGAACGCAGTCATCCTTCACCACTCCAAATACAGACCTGAGATGCCGAAGAATCATCCTCAGCAGACCGTTGACCTGCTCACCACTGCGGCTGGGATGCTCCCACCTCAGGTGGCCGGGGACGTGGCCAAAGTCCCGCGT GGTGCAGGGGCCTTGGCCGGGAATGGGCATCTGATCGCCCTGATGAAGTCCAGCCGGACGGAGTTGCTGGAGCACAAAGTCCGACAACTGCTGCTCGCCTTGCAGCGCAGAGATGTCATCTCCATTTGCAGCTTCTTAGACGACTATCGTGGATTCGCCACCACGGACgaggtgctggacctgctgtCCACtga ggccatctcctGCATGTTGGAAATATGGCTGGATTATTTTCGGGATGAATTTTGTCAGCTCCCAGAATTTCCCTCCCTGAGGATGATTCTGGAATTCATGAGGCAGCGCATGCCAGGCTCGGACGTGGAACTCCATGCCCGGCGTTACCGCCAGCAATTCAGACGCCTCCAGCAGCGGAGCCAGAGGGG CTTCAGGGTGATGGAGCTGGTCCTGGCTGCTGGAGCTGAGGACTTGGTCAAAGCCGAGATGCTGGCTCCTGAGTTTAAGGTAGTGCAGATGCTGGTCGAACCTATGATTCCCTGCCCTGATGAGGAAGAGCCACCTGTACCCGCGGCCACCCCAGAGGAGTAG
- the LOC140605438 gene encoding uncharacterized protein — protein sequence MRGHVHRTIHGMPPPSSRYGYIVAACGDDDTVQRWKLAISCMLEIWLDYYGDDFCQLPEFPSLMKILQFVRQHMPGSDVELRARRNLQQFRRLHTVEPEAGASAQGKHPEAAQEQVPALTVGTAAPSGPAGIQAVPAAGAEGSARAEAPAGEVKPLQIVVTALVHCSALEEPPAPAATPEEEQAPAPAIGVPRVPEPPPASGTTGFDP from the exons ATGAGAGGTCACGTCCACAGGACGATTCATGggatgcccccgccctcctctagaTATGGGTACATCGTAGCTGCATGTGGTGACGACGACACGGTCCAGCGTtggaaact GGCCATCTCCTGCATGCTGGAAATATGGCTGGATTATTATGGGGACGACTTTTGTCAGCTCCCCGAATTTCCCTCCCTTATGAAAATTCTGCAATTCGTAAGACAGCACATGCCAGGTTCAGACGTGGAACTCCGTGCCCGGCGTAACCTCCAGCAATTCAGACGCCTCCATACAgtggagccagaggctgggg CTTCAGCCCAAGGAAAACACCCTGAAGCAGCTCAGGAGCAAGTCCCAGCTCTGACCGTGGGGACTGCTGCCCCGTCGGGGCCTGCGGGGATCCAGGCCGTCCCGGCCGCTGGGGCTGAGGGCTCGGCCCGCGCTGAAGCGCCCGCTGGGGAGGTGAAGCCCCTGCAGATAGTGGTCACTGCTCTAGTTCACTGCTCAGCCCTGGAGGAGCCCCCTGCACCCGCGGCCACCCCAGAGGAGGAGCAAGCCCCGGCACCTGCAATCGGGGTCCCCAGAGTGCCAGAGCCGCCACCTGCATCTGGAACAACTGGCTTCGACCCCTGA